A genomic window from Roseofilum casamattae BLCC-M143 includes:
- a CDS encoding trifunctional serine/threonine-protein kinase/ATP-binding protein/sensor histidine kinase: protein MNISSLSLRNYEINTLIYQSVRTLVYRGRKINDGQPVAIKLMQREYPTFNELVQFRNQYAIAKNVSIEGIVKPYALERYQNRYALIMEDSGGISLAEYYQNSTLALPEFLSLGIQLSRILHQLHQHRVIHKDIKPANILIHPETKEVQLIDFSISSLLPKETQTLQTPNVLEGTLAYISPEQTGRMNRGIDYRSDFYSLGVTFYELLNGNLPFETNDSLELVHCHIAKTPPAINSQIPSSLRNIVMKLMAKNAEDRYQSALGLKYDLEKCFAQWQEKGTIELFELGKRDLSDRFCVPEKLYGRETEVQTLLDAFERVTSPDFSKSNQGEGSKAEIILVAGYSGIGKTAIINEVHKPITRQKGYFIKGKFDQFSRSNPFSAFVQAFRDLIGQLLGEFDEQLQRWKAKILEAVGENGQVLIEVIPELERIIGEQPPVPELEGNAAQNRFNLLFEKFIAIFTTKEHPLTIFIDDLQWADSASLDLLKVLMGESQNGYLLLLGAYRDNEVSPTHPFILCLGELEQHNTTISTLTLSPLSISYINQLVAETLICDLELAMPLTELVHQKTQGNPFFATQFLKGLHKDGLIEFNPDLGYWECDFVRVREAALTNDVVQFMIGQLQKLPEDTQAVLKLAACIGNQFDLETLEIICNTPSEEVAAALWSALREGLVLPQSQAYKFFQGGEKEDEGGERISVVYRFLHDRVQQAAYALIEETQKKAVHLQIGQLLRQNTAAEASSARIFEIADHLNIAWELMADESERIALARLNLEAGKKAKSSTAYAAALEQYFTRGIEVLPAEKWQNYYELTFRLYRECSECEYLCGNFEKAEELFDEILEQVNSDIERAEIQNIRVILYDNIGKYAEAIETAADAVNRFGINLPTTDTEAISLEFEKELERLNNSLKFIKISELLDIPAMNDPAMVAAMKLLADLTGPTYFTNQDLCSLISLKMVNISIDYGNSESSAHGYVYWGFTIGPKLNNYKAAYEFGQLGLQLNERFNNPSLDCKIANMFGAFVNPWRNHLEAGIPVLRRGVQIGSEILDVWATYNGYHLILQRILCAEDLNSILEESKQHLEFCNRIKSHIFSLLQKFYQGIVLNLKGLTLDKFSLSFSSNSYDFNEEECLQEWKETNFMPGVVPYYIFKAQIFFSYREYEKALEMIEKSDRDLVFISGIPSQANHYMYYSLILMALYAEADTSQQREYEEIIAANQEKMKLWADNCSENFLHKYTLVEAERARIAGQYLKAMDDYDRAIAAAKENGYIQEEALANELAAQFYLNWGKEKFAAVHLQASYYCYAQWEAKAKMDDLQQCYPELLKSIVENDRNASKSGISISKITSNYHSKNASISSISSILDFSSLLKASQILSGEIELDRLVSTLMKIIIENAGATKGALLLIDDEGLKVEAIATRTHAENDLTLDSLNQSIPLENYSDLPAGLINTVRRTTETALLDAKTAQTQFATDNYLLRFSPQSLLCMPLLGRGNLIGILYLENHLTANAFTMDRIEVLDALCAQAAISLTNARLYEQAQQALTDLQQAQLQLVQSEKMSALGNLLAGVAHEINNPVAFIAGNIDPAQHYLEDLFGLIDLYQQEYPQPTEVIEEEIETIDLEFLREDLPQLIASMREGTDRIRHISTSLRTFSRTDKEHQVPFNVHDGLDSTLLILKHRLKANEERPDIEIIKEYGQLPEVQCFPGQLNQVFMNLIANAIDALDEGNNGRSFDEIAARPNQIEIRTFIEHQQVKICIKDNGTGMPEEVQERIFEQGFTTKGVGKGTGLGMAIALSIIEEKHGGRISCHSELGKGTEFAIAIPLHFPG from the coding sequence ATGAATATCTCCAGTTTATCCCTAAGAAACTATGAAATTAACACTCTTATTTACCAGAGCGTTCGCACCCTAGTTTATCGAGGACGAAAAATTAATGACGGACAACCCGTAGCGATCAAATTGATGCAACGGGAATATCCAACCTTTAACGAATTAGTCCAATTTCGTAACCAGTACGCCATTGCCAAGAATGTCAGTATAGAAGGAATCGTAAAACCCTATGCTCTAGAACGTTACCAGAACCGTTATGCCCTCATCATGGAAGATTCTGGGGGAATTTCGCTAGCTGAATATTATCAAAACTCAACTCTAGCTCTCCCAGAATTTTTGTCTCTGGGCATTCAACTGTCCCGGATTCTCCATCAATTGCACCAACATCGGGTGATCCATAAAGACATAAAACCTGCAAATATACTCATCCATCCCGAAACTAAAGAAGTGCAACTGATCGATTTTAGCATTTCATCTTTACTGCCCAAAGAAACCCAAACTTTGCAAACACCGAATGTCCTTGAAGGAACTCTAGCCTATATTTCTCCAGAACAAACCGGTCGCATGAACCGAGGTATAGATTATCGCAGCGATTTCTATTCTCTAGGAGTCACATTTTATGAGCTTCTCAACGGCAATTTACCCTTTGAGACCAATGATTCCCTAGAACTGGTTCACTGTCACATTGCCAAAACTCCTCCAGCAATAAACTCTCAAATTCCGAGTTCCTTGAGGAATATAGTAATGAAACTAATGGCAAAAAATGCCGAAGACCGGTATCAAAGTGCTTTGGGTTTGAAGTATGATTTAGAAAAATGCTTTGCTCAGTGGCAAGAAAAAGGCACTATTGAGCTATTTGAGTTAGGAAAGCGGGATCTGAGCGATCGCTTCTGTGTCCCAGAAAAACTCTATGGGCGAGAAACCGAAGTTCAAACCCTACTGGATGCCTTCGAGCGAGTCACATCCCCAGACTTCAGTAAGAGTAACCAGGGAGAAGGTTCAAAAGCCGAAATAATTCTGGTGGCGGGCTACTCAGGCATCGGAAAAACCGCCATCATTAACGAAGTCCACAAACCGATTACGCGACAAAAAGGATACTTTATCAAAGGGAAATTTGATCAATTTAGCCGCAGCAATCCCTTTTCAGCTTTCGTACAAGCATTTCGAGACTTAATTGGACAATTACTCGGAGAATTCGATGAGCAATTGCAAAGGTGGAAAGCGAAAATCCTAGAAGCTGTCGGAGAAAACGGGCAAGTGCTGATTGAAGTCATTCCCGAACTCGAACGCATTATTGGAGAGCAACCTCCAGTTCCCGAACTTGAAGGGAATGCAGCCCAGAACCGCTTTAACCTCCTATTCGAGAAATTCATCGCCATCTTCACCACCAAAGAGCATCCCTTAACCATCTTTATCGATGACTTGCAATGGGCGGACTCAGCATCCCTAGATTTACTGAAAGTTTTGATGGGAGAGAGTCAGAATGGATATCTATTACTCTTAGGTGCATATCGAGATAACGAAGTGTCTCCCACCCATCCATTTATCCTTTGCTTGGGGGAATTAGAGCAACACAACACGACCATTTCGACCCTTACTCTTAGCCCCTTATCTATCAGTTATATCAATCAATTAGTCGCAGAAACCCTCATTTGCGATCTCGAATTAGCCATGCCTTTAACGGAGTTAGTGCATCAAAAAACTCAAGGGAATCCCTTCTTTGCCACTCAGTTTCTAAAAGGATTACATAAAGATGGATTAATTGAATTTAATCCAGATTTGGGCTATTGGGAATGCGATTTCGTCAGGGTCAGAGAAGCCGCTCTCACAAATGACGTAGTACAGTTTATGATAGGACAGTTGCAAAAGCTGCCTGAAGATACTCAAGCCGTGCTAAAACTGGCCGCATGTATCGGCAACCAATTTGACTTAGAGACATTAGAGATTATCTGCAATACCCCTTCAGAAGAAGTAGCAGCCGCTCTGTGGAGTGCTCTCCGAGAAGGGTTAGTTTTACCCCAGAGCCAAGCCTACAAGTTTTTCCAAGGAGGGGAGAAAGAAGACGAAGGAGGAGAGAGGATCTCCGTAGTTTATCGTTTCTTGCACGATCGCGTACAGCAAGCAGCTTATGCCTTGATTGAGGAAACACAGAAAAAAGCAGTTCACCTTCAAATCGGACAGTTGCTGCGGCAAAATACAGCAGCCGAGGCATCATCAGCAAGAATATTTGAAATTGCAGATCATTTAAATATTGCCTGGGAACTAATGGCGGATGAATCAGAACGAATCGCATTAGCGAGACTGAATTTAGAGGCAGGAAAAAAAGCAAAATCTTCGACAGCTTATGCAGCAGCTTTAGAGCAATACTTTACTCGTGGAATTGAAGTGTTGCCAGCAGAAAAGTGGCAGAACTATTATGAATTGACATTTCGTTTATATCGAGAATGCTCGGAATGTGAATATCTCTGCGGTAATTTTGAGAAAGCCGAGGAACTATTTGACGAAATTTTAGAGCAAGTTAATTCAGATATTGAACGGGCAGAAATCCAAAACATCCGCGTCATTTTATATGATAATATAGGTAAATATGCAGAAGCAATCGAGACAGCAGCAGATGCAGTAAATCGGTTTGGGATAAACTTACCAACAACAGATACAGAAGCAATATCGTTGGAGTTTGAGAAAGAACTAGAACGACTGAATAACAGTCTCAAATTCATCAAGATTTCCGAACTGTTAGATATACCAGCAATGAACGATCCAGCTATGGTCGCTGCCATGAAACTCTTAGCCGATCTCACTGGCCCTACTTATTTCACCAATCAAGATTTATGTTCTTTGATATCATTGAAAATGGTTAATATATCCATCGACTATGGCAACTCCGAGAGTTCTGCTCATGGATATGTCTACTGGGGGTTTACGATTGGTCCAAAACTAAATAACTACAAAGCAGCCTATGAATTCGGCCAATTGGGACTACAGCTAAACGAGCGTTTCAATAATCCTAGTTTGGACTGTAAGATTGCTAATATGTTTGGTGCTTTTGTCAATCCTTGGCGGAATCATCTAGAGGCAGGAATTCCAGTGTTAAGGCGTGGCGTTCAAATTGGTTCAGAGATTTTAGATGTCTGGGCGACTTATAACGGATATCATTTGATTCTGCAACGAATTCTCTGTGCAGAGGATCTTAATAGTATTCTAGAGGAGTCCAAGCAGCATCTTGAATTCTGTAACAGAATCAAAAGTCATATTTTTTCTCTGCTTCAAAAATTCTATCAAGGCATTGTTCTAAATTTGAAAGGATTAACTCTAGACAAGTTTTCATTGAGTTTCTCATCCAATTCGTATGATTTTAATGAAGAAGAATGCCTGCAAGAATGGAAGGAAACGAACTTCATGCCTGGAGTCGTCCCTTACTACATATTTAAAGCTCAGATTTTTTTCTCTTATAGAGAATACGAAAAAGCCCTAGAAATGATTGAAAAGAGCGATCGCGACCTCGTTTTTATTTCAGGAATTCCCAGCCAAGCAAATCATTATATGTACTATTCTCTAATTTTGATGGCACTGTATGCAGAAGCGGATACTTCGCAACAAAGGGAATACGAGGAAATTATCGCAGCCAATCAAGAGAAGATGAAGCTTTGGGCAGATAATTGCTCGGAAAACTTCTTACATAAATATACTTTAGTGGAGGCAGAAAGAGCCAGAATTGCCGGACAATATCTGAAAGCAATGGACGATTACGATCGCGCCATAGCCGCAGCCAAAGAAAATGGCTATATTCAAGAGGAAGCCTTAGCTAACGAACTCGCTGCTCAATTCTACCTCAACTGGGGCAAAGAAAAGTTTGCCGCCGTTCATCTGCAAGCCTCCTACTACTGCTACGCTCAATGGGAAGCCAAAGCAAAAATGGACGATCTCCAACAGTGCTATCCCGAACTTCTCAAGTCAATTGTTGAAAACGATCGCAACGCTTCAAAATCAGGAATTAGCATCTCCAAAATTACCAGCAATTATCATAGCAAAAATGCAAGTATTTCCAGCATTTCTTCTATTCTCGATTTTTCCTCCCTTTTAAAAGCCTCTCAAATCTTATCGGGAGAGATCGAACTCGATCGGCTAGTTTCCACCCTGATGAAGATCATTATCGAGAATGCCGGAGCAACGAAAGGAGCCTTATTATTAATTGACGATGAAGGATTGAAGGTAGAGGCGATCGCCACGCGCACCCATGCCGAAAATGATTTAACGCTTGATTCGTTAAATCAATCCATTCCCCTCGAAAACTATTCCGATTTACCCGCCGGATTAATTAATACCGTTAGACGCACCACCGAAACTGCTCTATTAGATGCCAAAACTGCCCAAACTCAATTTGCCACCGATAATTATTTACTGCGCTTTTCTCCCCAAAGTTTGCTCTGTATGCCATTGCTCGGGCGCGGCAATTTAATCGGCATTCTTTATTTAGAAAATCATCTCACTGCCAATGCATTTACCATGGATAGAATAGAAGTGCTAGATGCCCTATGTGCCCAAGCTGCAATTTCCTTAACCAATGCACGACTGTACGAACAGGCCCAACAAGCATTAACCGATCTGCAACAAGCCCAACTGCAATTAGTGCAAAGTGAGAAAATGTCAGCTTTGGGCAACTTGCTGGCAGGAGTAGCCCACGAAATTAATAATCCCGTGGCATTTATTGCCGGCAATATAGATCCAGCTCAACATTACTTAGAAGACCTATTTGGACTCATTGACCTGTATCAGCAAGAATATCCACAGCCAACAGAAGTTATAGAAGAAGAAATCGAAACCATAGATTTAGAGTTTCTCAGAGAAGATTTACCCCAACTGATTGCGTCGATGCGAGAAGGAACCGATCGCATTCGCCACATTAGTACGTCCCTACGCACCTTCTCGCGCACGGATAAAGAACATCAAGTCCCGTTTAATGTGCATGACGGCCTTGACAGTACCTTGCTCATTTTGAAACATCGCCTGAAAGCTAACGAAGAGCGTCCGGACATTGAAATTATCAAAGAGTACGGACAATTGCCAGAAGTGCAATGCTTTCCCGGACAGCTCAATCAAGTATTTATGAATCTAATTGCTAATGCGATCGATGCATTAGATGAAGGAAATAACGGACGTAGCTTTGATGAGATTGCCGCTCGGCCCAATCAAATTGAGATTCGCACCTTCATCGAACACCAACAAGTAAAAATCTGTATTAAGGACAATGGTACGGGAATGCCCGAGGAAGTGCAAGAGCGAATTTTTGAGCAAGGATTTACCACGAAAGGAGTGGGGAAAGGTACGGGTTTGGGAATGGCGATCGCCCTTTCAATTATCGAAGAAAAGCATGGAGGTAGAATTAGCTGTCATTCTGAATTAGGCAAAGGGACTGAGTTTGCGATCGCTATTCCTCTTCATTTTCCTGGGTGA